Genomic DNA from Pseudomonas helmanticensis:
CTTTGGCTTCGTCGCTGATCGGTTTGAGCTTGTCGCCGAAGTTCACCTCGCCCTTGCCTTGCAGGGCGGCCATGTCGAAACCGGCCGCCTGCAGACTCTGGCGCATGAAACTGGCTGGGACGCCCGACACCGCTGGAGTATGGATGATGTCCGCAGCCTTGGCTGTCAGCAGCATCTCCTTGTAGGCGTCAGGCGCATGGCTTTCTGTGGTGCCGATAAATCGCGTACCGAAGTAGGCCAAATCCGCGCCGAGCAACTGCGCGGCGAGAATCTCATGGCCGTGGTTCAAACATCCTGCAAGCAACAGTGTCTTGTCGAAGAACTGGCGAATCTCGGCGATCAGTGCAAACGGACTCCATGTGCCGGCGTGGCCACCGGCGCCGGCCGCAACAGCGATCAATCCATCGACACCGGCCTCGGCGGCTTTCTCGGCATGTCGCCGGGTGGTGACGTCGTGGAAGACCAGGCCGCCATAGCTGTGCACGGCGTCGACCAACTCCTTCACCGCGCCGAGGCTGGTAATGACGATGGGGACTTTGTGCTCGACGCAGATATTCAGATCCGCCTGCAAGCGCGGGTTGCTGTTATGAACGATCAGGTTCACCGCGTAGGGTGCAGGGTTGTCCAGAGTCGCCAGTCCCGCTTCGATCTGTTCCAGCCAGGCCTTGAAGCCGCTGCTTTCACGCTGGTTAAGCGCCGGAAAACTGCCGACCACACCGTTGCGGCAACAGGCGAGCACCAACTCGGGGTTGGAAATCAGGAACATCGGCGCGGCAACGACAGGCAAACGCAGACGTTGTTCGAGCAGAGCGGGCAGCGACATGATGAACACCCCAGTGAT
This window encodes:
- a CDS encoding NAD(P)H-dependent flavin oxidoreductase; protein product: MSLPALLEQRLRLPVVAAPMFLISNPELVLACCRNGVVGSFPALNQRESSGFKAWLEQIEAGLATLDNPAPYAVNLIVHNSNPRLQADLNICVEHKVPIVITSLGAVKELVDAVHSYGGLVFHDVTTRRHAEKAAEAGVDGLIAVAAGAGGHAGTWSPFALIAEIRQFFDKTLLLAGCLNHGHEILAAQLLGADLAYFGTRFIGTTESHAPDAYKEMLLTAKAADIIHTPAVSGVPASFMRQSLQAAGFDMAALQGKGEVNFGDKLKPISDEAKAWKTVWSAGQGVGQIDDLPSVDQLIARLDAEYRQAQQSAAQLPQRWPR